ATCGCCGCGAACAGGGCCCCGGTCGTGCCGTCGATCTCCTGGAGGCAGGCGTAGGTGACCAGCGCGGCGGCCGCCATCTCGCAGGCGACCCGGACCAGCAGCGCCACGTTCAGGTAGCGGGTGGGGTCGGCGGCGATCTGCGCGAGCTTGGCGCTGCCCCGCCGCCCGGACCGCACGGCCTCCTCGGCACGGAAACTGGAGACGCGCGCGAGGCCCGCCTCCGCGCAGGCGGCGAGCCAGGCGACGACGACCAGGGCGATCGCGCCGGCGACGAGCGTCGGGCTCATGAGACGGTCGGGGCCGGGGACGGGCCGGTGAAGCCCTTCTCGGCACGCCAGCCGTCGACGATGGCGGCCTGGAGACCGAACATCTCGGCCTTCTCGTCGGCCTCCTCGTGGTCGTACCCGAGGAGGTGGAGCACGCCGTGGACGGTGAGCAGCTGGAGCTCCTCGTCCATGGAGTGCTCCGTGGGCGCTTCCTTGCCCTGCCGCTCGGCGACCTCGGGACACAGCACGATGTCGCCGAGGAGGCCCTGCGGGGGCTCGTCGTCGTCCTTCGACGGCGGACGCAGCTCGTCCATCGGGAAGGACATGACGTCCGTCGGCCCCGGCAGGTCCATCCACTGGATGTGCAGCTGCTCCATGGCGTCGGCGTCCACCACGATCACCGAGAGCTCGGAGAGCGGGTGGATGCGCATCCGTGTGAGCGCGTAGCGGGCGATGTCGAGGATCGCCTGCTCGTCGACCTCGGTTCCGGACTCGTTGTTGACGTCGATCGACATGGTGCTGGCTTGTCTACTTCCGCTTGTTGCGGCCGCCCTTGTGGGTGCCGTTCTCCGTGCCGTTGTGGCTGTCGTACTTCTCGTACGCGTCGACGATACGGCCGACCAGCTTGTGCCGGACGACGTCCTGCGACGACAGGCGGGAGAAGTGGACGTCGTCGAGCCCCTCCAGGATGTCCTGGACCTGGCGCAGACCCGACTTCGTGCCGTTCGGCAGGTCGACCTGGGTCACGTCACCCGTGATGACGATCTTCGAGTCGAAGCCGAGCCGGGTGAGGAACATCTTCATCTGCTCGGGGCTCGTGTTCTGGGCCTCGTCCAGGATGATGAAGGCGTCGTTGAGGGTCCGGCCGCGCATGTACGCCAGGGGCGCCACCTCGATCGTCCCCGAGGCCATCAGCTTGGGGATCGAGTCCGGGTCGAGCATGTCGTGCAGCGCGTCGTACAGCGGGCGCAGGTAGGGGTCGATCTTCTCGTACAGCGTGCCCGGCAGGAAGCCGAGCCGCTCCCCCGCCTCGACCGCGGGGCGCGTCAGGATGATGCGGTTGACCTGCTTGGACTGGAGGGCCTGGACCGCCTTGGCCATGGCCAGGTAGGTCTTGCCGGTGCCCGCGGGGCCGATGCCGAAGACGATCGTGTGCTTGTCGATCGCGTCGACGTACCGCTTCTGGTTGAGGGTCTTGGGTCTGATGGTGCGACCGCGCGAGGACAGGATGTTCTGTGTCAGAACCTCGGCCGGGGTCTCCTGGCCGTCACTCGTCCCGTTCTCACTCGCCCGCAGCATGGCGATCGAGCGTTCCACTGCGTCCTCCGTCATCGGCTGTCCGGTGCGGAGCACCAGCATCATCTCGTCGAACAAGCGCTGGATGAGGGCGACTTCCCGCGCGTCGCCGGTCGCGCTGACCTCGTTGCCCCGGACGTGGATGTCGGCCGCCGGGAAGGCCGTCTCGATCACGCGCAGAAGGGAGTCGCCGGATCCCAGCACCGAAACCATCGGATGCCGGGCGGGAACGGTGAACTGTGCTCTCGCCTTGCCCTGCGCGGGCGTCTGAGCTGTGGGTGTCTCAGTCATAGACCGGCCCGAAAGCCTCTACGTCCTCCCGGATGCGTCTCGCCTGCCACAAGGGCGGCCTGGCGAGTTCAAGGGTACGCCAGGGGACTGACAACGCCGTAGGGCTTTTCCCGGGCGCCAGGGGCCCGGGGGGCCTACGCGGAGCGGCCGAAACCGATCGTCGGCACCGCTCTGCGCAACGGCCACGGGGTGCCCTCCCCCGCCTCGGGGAGCAGCGCGGGGAGCAGGTCGTCCAGGAAGGCGTACCGGCGCAGCGCCCCGGGGTCCTGGCCCTCGACCGACTGGACCCTGCGCCACCAGGCGGCGATCTCGGACCAGCCGGGGGCGGACAGCGAGCCGCCGAACTCCTGCACGGACAGGGCCGCGGTGAGACCGGCGAAGGCGAGGCGGTCGGCGAGCGGCCAGCCGGCCAGGGTGCCGGTGACGAAGCCGGCGACGAAGACGTCCCCGGCGCCGGTCGGGTCGAGTGCCTCGACGGCGATGGCGGGGACCTCGGCGGACTCGCCGGAGCGCCGGTCGACGGCGTAGGCGCCCTCGGCGCCGAGGGTCACGACGGCGAGCGGCACGTACGCGGTGAGGGCGTGGGCGGCGGCGCGGGGGCAGGAGGCGCCGGTGTAGCGCATGGCCTCCTGCGCGTTGGGCAGGAAGGCCTCGCAGTGCGCCAGGTCGGTGAGGCCGGCCAGGTCCCAGGCACCGGTGTCGTCCCATCCGACGTCGGCGAAGACGCGGGTGCCGCGGGCGGCCGCCCGCTCGATCCAGGGGGCGGGTCTACCGGGGGTGAGGGAGGCGACGGCGGCGCGGGCGTGCGGGGGGTGTTCCGGCGCGCCCTCCTGGACCAGGGCGGCCTCCAGGGGCGGTTCGTGGCCGTGGGAGACCATGGTCCGTTCGCCCTCGTAGGCCATGGAGACGGTGACGGGCGAGTGCCAGCCGGGGAGGGAGCGCGAGGGGGTGAGGTCGATGCCCTCGCCCTGTTCCAGGGCGTCCCAGCAGTACTCGCCGTAGTGGTCGTCACCGAAGGCGGCCGCGAGCGAGGTGCGCAGGCCCAGGCGGGCGAGCGCGGTGGCCATGTTGGCGACGCCCCCGGGGCTCGACCCCATGCCGCGCGCCCAGGACTCGGTGCCGCGCACCGGGGCGGAGTCCAGCCCGGTGAAGATGATGTCGAGAAAGACGGTGCCGGTGAGGTAGACGTCCCACGGCGGATCGGTGGGGCCGCGCAGGGCGGCCAGGGGGTCGACCCGCGCGGCCCGGCGGTCGCCCTGGCCGGTCTGGCCCGTTCGGCCGGTCTGCCCGGTGTGGCGGTGGTGTCCCTCTCCGGTGGACGCGTTGGACGCGGTCACGGTGCGCTCCCTGACGTGGTGCCGTTGTGGCCAGTGTGCACCACGGCACCGACGACACGCCGTCCGTCACGCGCGGCGCCGGGACACCGGTCGCGCCCCGGCTCACGTCCTCACGGGGTCACCAGCGGGGGACGGCCGGGGTGACCCAGGCGGGGTCGGCGATCCGCATGGCCGCCGCGTCGTCGCGCTCGCGCAGGGCGCCGTCGTCGTCGAGCCAGCGCCGGTGCAGGAACCGGAGGCGGTCGTGGTCGAGTTCGACGCCGAGGCCGGGCGCGTCCGGCACGGTCACCTTCCCGCCGTCGAAGGTCAGGCGTTCGGTGAGGACGTCCTCGGACTGCCACGGGTAGTGGGAGTCGCAGGCGTGGTGGAGGTCCGCCACGGTGGACGCCACATGGGTCATCGCCGCGAGCGAGATGCCCAGGTGGGTGTTGGAGTGCATGGAGATGCCGACGCCGAACGTCCGGCAGATCGCGGCGAGTTCCCTGGTATTGCGCAGGCCGCCCCAGTAGTGGTGGTCGGAGAGGACCACCTGCACGGCGTCGCTCGCGAACGCCTCCTCGATCTCGGCGAACGTCGTCACGCACATGTTGGTGGCGAGCGGCACGCCGGTCCGCGCGGCCACCTCGGCCATGGCCGGGGTGCCGAGCGCGGGGTCCTCCAGGTACTCGAGGAGGCCGCCGATCTCGTCGGCGACCTTCAGCGAGGTCCCGACGGACCAGGCGCCGTTGGGGTCGAGCCGCAGCGGGTGGCCGGGGAAGGCCTCGGCCAGTGCCCGGACGGCCGCGATCTCCTCCTCCGGCGGGAAGACACCGCCCTTGAGCTTGAAGGAGGTGAACCCGTGCCGTTCCTTGAAGCGCCGGGCCTGTTCGACGATCCCGGCCGGGTCGACGGCGGCGCCCCAGTCGTCCTTCTCGGCGGGGACGCCCTCGGGGTGGGCGGCCCACTTGTAGAAGAGGTAGGCGCTGTACTCGACGGCGTCGCGCACCTTGCCGCCGAGCAGGGCGTGCACCGGCAGGCCGAGCGCCTTGCCGAGGGCGTCGAGGCAGGCGACCTCGAAGGCGGAGAGGACGGACAGGCGCAGCTTGTCGGCGGTCTGGACGCCGCGCAGTCCGCCGACGTCGACCCGGGCGGAGGTCCGGGAGCTGTCGACGGCCACCTCGCCGGCGAGGGCGGTCAGGCCGTTGAGGTCGCTCACCCGGCGGCCGCGCAGCCGCTCGGCGAACGGGCGGGCCAGTTCCAGGTACTTGGTGTCGCCGTAGGTCTCGCCGACGCCGGTGGTGCCGTCCGCCGTCACGACCTCCACGATCAGCCGGGGGGTGTACGGCTGGTGGACGCCCTGGGTGTTCAGCAGCGGCGGGTCGGCGACCAGGATCGGGGTCAGCCGGACGTCCGTGACGGTGAGGTCGGGGCTCACAGCGCGGCTCCTACGAGGTCGAGGCCGGCGGTCAGGAGGTCCCTGAGCTCGGCGAGGTCGGCGGGCGAGGGGTCGGTG
Above is a genomic segment from Streptomyces asoensis containing:
- a CDS encoding glucarate dehydratase family protein produces the protein MSPDLTVTDVRLTPILVADPPLLNTQGVHQPYTPRLIVEVVTADGTTGVGETYGDTKYLELARPFAERLRGRRVSDLNGLTALAGEVAVDSSRTSARVDVGGLRGVQTADKLRLSVLSAFEVACLDALGKALGLPVHALLGGKVRDAVEYSAYLFYKWAAHPEGVPAEKDDWGAAVDPAGIVEQARRFKERHGFTSFKLKGGVFPPEEEIAAVRALAEAFPGHPLRLDPNGAWSVGTSLKVADEIGGLLEYLEDPALGTPAMAEVAARTGVPLATNMCVTTFAEIEEAFASDAVQVVLSDHHYWGGLRNTRELAAICRTFGVGISMHSNTHLGISLAAMTHVASTVADLHHACDSHYPWQSEDVLTERLTFDGGKVTVPDAPGLGVELDHDRLRFLHRRWLDDDGALRERDDAAAMRIADPAWVTPAVPRW
- a CDS encoding carbohydrate kinase family protein, with protein sequence MAALRGPTDPPWDVYLTGTVFLDIIFTGLDSAPVRGTESWARGMGSSPGGVANMATALARLGLRTSLAAAFGDDHYGEYCWDALEQGEGIDLTPSRSLPGWHSPVTVSMAYEGERTMVSHGHEPPLEAALVQEGAPEHPPHARAAVASLTPGRPAPWIERAAARGTRVFADVGWDDTGAWDLAGLTDLAHCEAFLPNAQEAMRYTGASCPRAAAHALTAYVPLAVVTLGAEGAYAVDRRSGESAEVPAIAVEALDPTGAGDVFVAGFVTGTLAGWPLADRLAFAGLTAALSVQEFGGSLSAPGWSEIAAWWRRVQSVEGQDPGALRRYAFLDDLLPALLPEAGEGTPWPLRRAVPTIGFGRSA
- a CDS encoding PhoH family protein encodes the protein MTETPTAQTPAQGKARAQFTVPARHPMVSVLGSGDSLLRVIETAFPAADIHVRGNEVSATGDAREVALIQRLFDEMMLVLRTGQPMTEDAVERSIAMLRASENGTSDGQETPAEVLTQNILSSRGRTIRPKTLNQKRYVDAIDKHTIVFGIGPAGTGKTYLAMAKAVQALQSKQVNRIILTRPAVEAGERLGFLPGTLYEKIDPYLRPLYDALHDMLDPDSIPKLMASGTIEVAPLAYMRGRTLNDAFIILDEAQNTSPEQMKMFLTRLGFDSKIVITGDVTQVDLPNGTKSGLRQVQDILEGLDDVHFSRLSSQDVVRHKLVGRIVDAYEKYDSHNGTENGTHKGGRNKRK
- the ybeY gene encoding rRNA maturation RNase YbeY translates to MSIDVNNESGTEVDEQAILDIARYALTRMRIHPLSELSVIVVDADAMEQLHIQWMDLPGPTDVMSFPMDELRPPSKDDDEPPQGLLGDIVLCPEVAERQGKEAPTEHSMDEELQLLTVHGVLHLLGYDHEEADEKAEMFGLQAAIVDGWRAEKGFTGPSPAPTVS